In Theileria equi strain WA chromosome 4 map unlocalized gcontig_1105316255033, whole genome shotgun sequence, the following are encoded in one genomic region:
- a CDS encoding acid phosphatase protein, putative (encoded by transcript BEWA_011840A), with protein sequence MIKMCAAFSLFLLYCSFVSAKLRFASIGDWGTGTKTQAKVAGKLKEIVQNERVTFLVSPGSNFEYGVSGISDDKWISQFENIYNDDSGIMDIPMFTVLGSGDWQGDYNSQINRSQQIYLNGQTITVNEEGKKTNGLPRLIMPNWWYHYFTHFATNASVSLLKSGHKDMSVGFIFIDTWILSHAFPFKDVTDSAWNELKTTLEIAPKIVDYIIVVGDKPIISSGASKGDSNLAYHLLPLLKEAQVDAYIAGHDHDMEFIDYQDISLIVCGSGGAKGRKALLKSSYSKFFSDAPGFCLHELDADGFTTKFIDGETGQVIFSHTRAPKERKQRQFGNEIQQISKLPDVILHPVGFFGNVTHKDTFTRIVGTIGIIIALVHVVLATSTTLGKSVN encoded by the exons ATGATCAAGATGTGTGCGGCATTTTCCCTATTTCTGCTGTATTGCAGTTTTGTGAGCGCAAAACTGCGATTTGCGTCCATAGGGGATTGGGGAACTGGAACAAAAACACAAGCTAAAGTAGCTGGAAAACTCAAGGaaattgtacaaaatgAACGCGTTACATTTCTCGTATCACCAGGCTCTAACTTTGAATATGGTGTTTCTGGCATCTCCGACGATAAGTGGATCTCACAGTTTGAAAATATCTATAACGATGATTCTGGAATTATGGACATACCCATGTTTACTGTACTAGGTTCTGGAGATTGGCAAGGTGATTACAACTCTCAGATTAACAGGTCGCAACAAATATACCTTAATGGGCAAACCATTACTGTAAATGAGGAAGGAAAGAAGACAAATGGGCTTCCTAGGCTTATTATGCCGAATTGGTGGTATCACTATTTTACACACTTTGCTACAAACGCAA GCGTATCCTTGTTAAAGAGTGGTCACAAGGACATGAGTGTTGgctttatattcatagaTACCTGGATCTTGTCTCATGCATTTCCCTTTAAGGATGTCACGGATTCGGCCTGGAACGAATTGAAGACCACCTTAGAAATTGCACCCAAAATTGTAGACTACATTATTGTTGTCGGTGACAAGCCTATAATATCTTCAGGTGCTTCAAAGGGAGACTCAAACTTGGCCTACCACTTACTTCCCCTCCTCAAGGAGGCTCAAGTCGATGCCTATATTGCTGGACATGATCATGATATGGAGTTTATAGATTATCAAGACATATCGCTTATTGTCTGTGGTTCTGGAGGTGCCAAGGGAAGGAAGGCTCTCCTAAAGTCATCTTATTCCAAGTTCTTTAGCGATGCTCCAGGTTTCTGCCTCCATGAGCTTGACGCTGATGGTTTTACCACAAAGTTTATAGATGGAGAAACTGGTCAAGTTATCTTCTCTCACACTAGAGCTCCAAAGGAGAGGAAGCAGAGACAATTTGGAAATGAGATTCAACAGATATCAAAATTACCAGATGTTATTCTCCATCCAGTTGGTTTCTTTGGAAACGTTACACATAAGGACACATTCACTAGGATTGTTGGTACTATTGGTATCATAATTGCACTGGTTCATGTTGTTTTGGCTACCAGTACAACTCTAGGCAAGTCCGTTAATTAA
- a CDS encoding zinc transport protein, putative (encoded by transcript BEWA_011850A), giving the protein MKEKAIVSSLIFAETMLFCYAPKIVTTLSKYRNEWLNVETINNATSGALLALAITHLLPEGFQSRNEKLTLWGVDMRGFVIISPILLLVTIDFLAGHHCGHHQAAENCNTNAVDDKSQSPTLSDVENSDMKDYYQPKQRRMMKVVFSKVKHLFSSRSLYLLLSFYAHSILEGSLIGCETGSTMWAMAFGILAHKWAECLLLTSTITNLMKSEICENLCIIVFALCVPIGILVGHYAIPSQENTCFVVFSLLAVGFFIYLAFELFTANTGQKARSRIILWIFFVSGAVLMSLILFLSSVLEG; this is encoded by the exons ATGAAGGAGAAGGCAATAGTTTCGTCTCTGATATTTGCGGAGACCATGCTCTTCTGCTATGCTCCAAAAATTGTCACAACTCTCtcaaaatatcgcaatGAATGGCTCAATGTTGAAACTATAAACAATGCTACAAGTG GAGCCCTGTTAGCACTCGCCATAACACATTTACTTCCGGAAGGTTTCCAATCTCGCAATGAGAAACTAACACTCTGGGGGGTTGATATGCGTGGATTTGTAATAATATCCCCGATACTATTGTTGGTGACAATAGACTTCCTTGCTGGTCATCACTGCGGTCACCACCAAGCAGCTGAGAATTGTAACACAAATGCAGTCGACGATAAGAGTCAAAGCCCAACGCTATCGGACGTTGAAAATTCAGACATGAAGGACTACTACCAGCCCAAACAAAGGAGAATGATGAAGGTTGTATTTTCAAAGGTTAAGCACCTGTTTTCATCTAGATCCCTTTATCTACTCCTGTCCTTTTACGCTCATTCTATACTGGAAGGATCTCTAATAGGATGTGAAACTGGTTCAACAATGTGGGCTATGGCATTTGGAATCTTAGCTCACAAATGGGCGGAGTGTCTGCTGCTCACAAGTACCATCACAAACTTGATGAAATCGGAGATTTGTGAAAACCTTTGTATTATAGTATTCGCGCTTTGCGTTCCAATTGGGATCTTAGTTGGTCACTATGCTATTCCAAGTCAGGAAAATACTTGTTTCGTTGTATTCTCTCTTTTGGCTGTGGGCTTTTTCATATACTTAGCATTCGAGCTATTTACCGCAAATACCGGCCAAAAGGCACGTTCACGTATCATTTTGTGGATATTTTTTGTATCTGGAGCAGTTTTAATGTCTCTAATTTTGTTCCTCTCATCAGTTCTTGAGGGGTAA
- a CDS encoding 50S ribosomal protein L3, putative (encoded by transcript BEWA_011860A), whose amino-acid sequence MYMYAKCLRFLLLIWIIERVAACSAIHIATTGILHNNPAFIYRNGVYPTIITRGPSEEPYGRNFLLFDAAEEDLPPGTKHIIFRDVEAPRPYLWKTRWPETDKKIQLRAKKHGVGQIWSPDGVVETVTALHVLPCTICEFMEFGYAMVSYGKPLWERHWNPRPKMGKLLKICANNADLFPVKLQPPHDFVLGQILDASAFVGCTHVRVTGITKGKGFAGVIKRHGFKRGPMSHGSMHHRGPGSIGPSTTPGSVRPGKRMPGRAGCKKRTFRKIKVLGLNPELSMLYIKGLVAGPKGSYVTVGTDMQPPVKELLR is encoded by the exons ATGTATATGTATGCTAAATGTCTAAGATTTCTGCTCTTGATATGGATAATTGAACGTGTCGCTGCCTGTTCGGCTATACACATCGCAACAACTGGTATATTGCATAACAATCCAGCTTTTATATATCGCAATGGAGTTTATCCTACAATTATAACTAGAGGACCAAGTGAAGAGCCTTATGGCAGGAATTTCCTGCTCTTTGACGCCGCTGAGGAAGACCTTCCTCCTGGCACCAAA CATATAATATTTCGAGATGTTGAGGCTCCAAGACCGTATTTGTGGAAGACCAGATGGCCGGAAACTGACAAGAAG ATCCAGTTAAGGGCTAAGAAACATGGCGTAGGTCAAATTTGGTCACCAGACGGGGTGGTAGAAACCGTTACTGCACTGCATGTTCTACCCTGTACCATCTGCGAGTTCATGGAATTCGGTTATGCAATGGTTTCTTACG GTAAACCACTCTGGGAGCGCCATTGGAACCCTAGACCAAAGATGGGtaaacttttaaaaatttgtgCAAACAACGCTGATCTATTCCCAGTAAAACTACAACCACCACATGACTTTGTTCTGGGACAAATTCTGGATGCTTCTGCATTTGTAGGATGTACACACGTCAGAGTTACTGGAATaacaaaaggaaaaggattTGCAGGTGTCATCAAAAGACACGGTTTTAAGAGGGGTCCTATGAGTCATGGATCTATGCATCACAGAGGACCCGGTTCCATAGGACCATCAACAACTCCAGGATCTGTAAGACCCGGAAAAAGAATGCCTGGTAGAGCTGGGTGTAAAAAGCGTACATTTAGGAAGATCAAGGTTCTAGGGCTCAACCCTGAACTCTCCATGCTATATATAAAAGGGCTGGTTGCTGGGCCAAAGGGTTCATATGTTACCGTTGGTACTGATATGCAACCTCCAGTTAAAGAACTATTGCGTTGA
- a CDS encoding RNA recognition motif domain containing protein (encoded by transcript BEWA_011870A): protein MAPRKTAKTAETKKAAEAKTKKTTKAATKAKAPAKTKKTAAKKKVVEEEPISSPEQTTPVSEPVASEPAEVQVVEEPKEASPEPLTEPEVQAPEEEPVPEEPVENAEAPVAQSVDEEKINAHRIFITRIAFEATEDDLEEYFSKFGTVHDAYCPRQQNNSNLNKGFGFISFDNEEAIQKVFETVPHIIMGREVIVDRATGQKYHSGAGGVNRRPSGQPLYQRDSYRDPGRYKRHYDGYSDRPDKFPRRDRVDRPFPYQDREPYNPSIPPYRQNAATFDPNKPVSYVFSGSARNESSGDQYAPGTSARPQRERTTPKLFIGRISFDTTVQGLRAYFSQFGEVVDAYIPRDSYNQRSKGFGFLTFANKSSIHAVLEPNTKHVLDGRELVVDYADVYHRRSH, encoded by the exons ATGGCGCCAAGGAAAACTGCAAAGACTGCTGAAACTAAAAAGGCTGCGGAAGCAAAAACAAAAAAAACCACAAAGGCCGCAACCAAGGCAAAGGCTCCTGCCAAAACCAAGAAGACGGCGGCAAAGAAGAAGGTTGTAGAAGAAGAACCTATTTCCAGCCCTGAACAAACTACACCTGTGTCGGAACCTGTTGCTTCTGAGCCCGCAGAG GTCCAAGTTGTTGAAGAGCCTAAGGAAGCTTCCCCTGAACCACTTACTGAGCCAGAAGTCCAAGctccagaggaagaaccGGTACCTGAGGAACCCGTGGAAAACGCTGAAGCTCCTGTCGCGCAAAGtgttgatgaagaaaagatCAATGCCCACAGAATTTTTATCACAAGAATAGCTTTTGAAGCTACAGAGGATGATCTTGAAGAATATTTCAGCAAATTTGGAACTGTCCATGATGCGTACTGTCCTAGACAACAGAATAACTCAAATCTAAACAAGGGATTTGGATTCATTTCATTTGATAATGAGGAGGCCATTcaaaag GTATTTGAGACCGTTCCTCATATAATAATGGGTCGTGAAGTCATAGTTGATAGAGCAACTGGACAAAAATATCACTCGGGAGCTGGAGGGGTTAATAGGAGACCTAGCGGACAACCCCTTTATCAAAGGGATAGCTACCGTGATCCAGGTCGCTATAAACGCCATTATGACGGTTACAGCGATCGTCCCGATAAATTTCCCAGGAGGGATCGTGTAGATAGGCCATTCCCCTACCAAGATAGGGAGCCTTACAATC CTTCTATTCCACCCTATCGGCAAAACGCCGCGACTTTTGATCCTAATAAGCCAGTTAGCTATGTTTTCTCTGGATCTGCCAGAAATGAGAGCAGTGGTGATCAATATGCTCCAGGTACATCTGCCAGGCCGCAAAGAGAAAGAACTACACCCAAACTGTTCATTGGTAGAATCAGCTTTGATACAACAGTTCAAGGTCTACGTGCCTATTTCTCACAATTTGGTGAGGTTGTGGATGCATACATCCCAAGAGATTCTTACAACCAACGAAGCAAGGGGTTCGGATTCCTCACATTTGCAAACAAGAGTTCAATACATGCCGTTCTAGAACCGAACACCAAACATGTTCTAGATGGAAGAGAACTTGTTGTAGACTACGCTGATGTTTACCACCGCAGATCACACTAA
- a CDS encoding U6 snRNA-associated protein, putative (encoded by transcript BEWA_011880A) — translation MVLPLTLLRAGKNQPTLIELKNGETYSGILESCDAFMNIHMLNVVCTSKSGTDFWKLNECYIRGNNVKSLRLPNEVAELAKEESKPAAKPNAVAYSGRGRGKVLGDPRVTR, via the exons ATGgtg CTACCCTTAACACTTTTGAGAGCTGGTAAAAATCAGCCAACG TTAATCGAAttgaagaatggagaaacATATAGCGGGATTTTGGAGTCTTGTGATGCCTTTATGAACATACACATGCTAAACGTCGTCTGCACTTCAAAG AGTGGGACCGACTTCTGGAAGTTAAATGAGTGTTACATCCGTGGAAATAACGTAAAATCCCTGAGACTCCCAAACGAGGTAGCTGAACTCGCAAAGGAAGAGTCAAAACCAGCTG CAAAGCCAAATGCTGTGGCATACTCTGGGAGAGGACGAGGTAAGGTGTTAGGGGACCCACGGGTGACACGTTAA
- a CDS encoding conserved hypothetical protein (encoded by transcript BEWA_011890A), with translation MRLLRIYGQHLRDLGLCKELNGSSSNISSLSPSKPTRSPTLSNRRHYGDINRSASTKLNGDDRPKRLPLALANKRETNTKEKGLGDKHGVSISPFSDSPGRLPGTIDANKFVNPLNATPIANMKFLYLESCKDLPMLIPKEQLFVLKDEKCEFDDSLIDSLKVSGKQTLANTRLYEVPNILKGICMKKVPVEIGVFLGLAESYLKLLPGRNVKELIDSFIIFSTYSDSNLKIVNYMLQVVGTHLERKLQAFISLGPTEIIRSLAHLISARSGTNIEFSLPDNKQVLSVITSDVSNLSDDSRGLLFFILASSDSYPHSNTKYEPICRELSHFISNHRKFSYDTLRMLVSISHKFCDDSTLVSGIFTSFMEYKNRNITNILTDALLKFKTKVFENYPAIITKIMDGFKNVSPELVTSLYCHHLKHNLSLDQDRKYEDFIKANWENFNLSDISNIVRHLSVYGQHKNDICSYLYDRFLQLQQYNGLSDEVFDCMLSFSFVGFIKHHFRHIDPLKAVYLTSKNNLNYLAYLFLLSNIKNPQLWDILLFRVAHECTPCANLYEIFQSAILLEYIPKDIQGPTGNKFMKIFKQSKHQYMREQFYKANDSDIPYRRIFNYLGLSYKRDHGVLDLYKFPYFLDHYGILIDTKKCNSEATGYLMGEYKLKMMILRKFGYKLVSSTSKEWNMFRDSGMYHDIRGMAEFMLSMDQFREVRKGLPYRNRNAPILSNVNRVVTNSFAYKRNARAQASVVPPMGYNPHLEHSGKIKPPRYRGKTLQIKSQKYLPPPKVNAKLRTDVNGPFNPIEPRKPVDVLQEPRKKVSLEGRFMVLGKDAT, from the exons ATGAGGTTGTTGCGGATATATGGGCAACATTTGAGGGATTTGGGACTGTGTAAAGAACTCAATGGAAGTTCCAGCAATATATCATCCCTCTCGCCCAGCAAACCTACAAGAAGTCCTACATTATCGAATAGACGACACTATGGTGATATTAACCGGAGTGCATCGACCAAATTGAATGGCGATGATAGGCCCAAAAGATTACCACTAGCCCTCGCTAACAAACGAGAGACAAATACCAAAGAAAAAGGACTCGGAGACAAACACGGTGTTTCTATAAGTccattttcagattctCCGGGTAGACTTCCCGGAACCATTGATGCAAACAAATTTGTGAATCCTCTGAATGCTACACCCATTGCAAATATGAAGTTTTTATACTTAGAAAGTTGTAAGGATTTACCCATGCTAATTCCCAAAGAACAGCTATTTGTGcttaaagatgaaaaatgcGAATTTGATGATAGTTTGATTGATTCTTTAAAGGTATCAGGCAAACAGACCCTAGCAAACACTAGACTATATGAAGTACCAAATATTCTGAAAGGTATTTGTATGAAAAAGGTACCTGTGGAGATTGGAGTGTTTCTTGGACTCGCAGAGTCTTATTTAAAGTTGCTTCCTGGACGAAACGTTAAAGAG CTTATCGACTCGTTTATAATATTTAGCACATATTCGGATAGCAATCTTAAAATAGTAAACTATATGTTGCAAGTTGTAGGAACACATCTTGAACGCAAACTCCAGGCGTTCATTAGTCTTGGACCAACAGAAATTATCAGGTCGTTGGCTCATTTGATCTCTGCCAGATCTGGAACTAATATTGAATTTTCTCTACCCGATAATAAGCAGGTGCTTAGTGTTATAACCTCTGATGTTTCTAACCTAAGTGATGATTCCAGAGGGCTGCTTTTTTTTATTTTGGCATCTTCGGATTCATACCCTCATTCCAACACAAAATATGAACCAATCTGCAGAGAGTTATCTCATTTTATCTCGAATCATCGCAAATTCTCATATGATACACTCAGAATGTTAGTTAGCATATCCCACAAGTTTTGTGATGACAGTACATTAGTTAGCGGGATATTTACTTCATTCATGGAGTATAAAAATAGGAACATTACAAATATCTTAACTGACGCTCTTTTAAAGTTTAAAACCAAAGTTTTCGAAAACTATCCAGCCATTATTACTAAGATAATGGatggatttaaaaatgtctCACCAGAGTTGGTCACAAGTCTTTATTGTCATCACCTTAAGCATAATTTAAGCCTAGACCAAGACAGAAAATATGAAGATTTCATAAAAGCAAACTGGGAAAATTTTAACCTGAGTGATATATCGAATATTGTTAGACATCTAAGTGTTTACGGACAACATAAGAATGATATTTGTTCCTATCTCTACGACAGATTTTTACAACTACAACAATATAACGGACTATCGGACGAG GTGTTTGATTGCATGttgtccttttcattcGTAGGTTTCATAAAACATCACTTTAGGCATATCGACCCTCTTAAAGCAGTATACCTTACCTCCAAAAATAATTTGAACTATTTGGCATACCTGTTTTTACTTTCGAATATTAAAAATCCGCAGTTGTGggatattttattattCAG AGTCGCACACGAATGCACACCTTGCGCTAATTTATACGAAATATTCCAAAGCGCAATTTTGCTGGAATATATTCCCAAAGATATCCAAGGTCCAACTGGTAACAAATTTATGAAGATCTTCAAGCAATCCAAACATCAATACATGCGGGAACAGTTCTATAAAGCCAATGACTCAGATATACCATACAGGCGAATATTTAATTATTTGGGCTTATCGTACAAAAGAGATCATGGAGTTCTGGATCTGTACAAATTCCCGTATTTCCTTGATCACTATGGCATCTTAATCGATACGAAAAAGTGTAATTCTGAAGCAACAGGTTATTTAATGGGTGAATATAAattaaagatgatgattttaaGAAAATTCGGTTACAAGCTCGTGTCTAGTACAAGTAAAGAGTGGAATATGTTCAGGGATAGTGGTATGTACCATGATATTCGAGGAATGGCTGAGTTTATGTTATCTATGGACCAATTTAGAGAAGTAAGAAAAG GTTTACCATATAGAAATCGAAATGCTCCGATTTTATCGAATGTAAACCGTGTGGTTACCAATAGTTTTGCATATAAGAGGAATGCCAGAGCACAAGCATCGGTAGTGCCACCAATGGGATATAATCCACACTTGGAGCATTCAGGAAAGATTAAGCCTCCACGTTACAGGGGAAAAACTTTACAAATAAAGTCCCAGAAATATTTACCGCCTCCGAAGGTAAATGCCAAATTGCGGACAGATGTAAATGGACCATTTAATCCAATAGAACCGCGGAAGCCTGTTGATGTCTTACAAGAGCCTCGTAAGAAAGTTTCATTGGAGGGTAGATTTATGGTACTTGGCAAGGATGCAACGTAG
- a CDS encoding conserved hypothetical protein (encoded by transcript BEWA_011900A) gives MFANLFCISLSGGITLLLGTARVASNYKFNETPSHEEYLSKDISDISRIIHLEEIDSIPWETEQPGNSSSICTKTLQSDYENAVYGLSEHFGCDVNSISSALFDYSKHPLSGPPLDHNLQNKQHIGTTPGCTRAKLAARCSSFLKLANCIYSNYIEYARKAKTQLALSNDAIKVFEIYPNNNLINKYNSVAGGGIGFLFREFLGSVCAFVHNACDLLHPQFKFDEEHRKSQACIVFDIITPLKGYNSLFDKALPAKRRLELVTEEKKAFLNYYNHRVPELVLSQIDIPLLEPFNKSSKLRDYRVGLCNTRCQTISQLHSERENNKEYSAAGRYRIYAICVQLAIYCNICKLCESIGVKLN, from the coding sequence ATGTTTGCTAATCTATTCTGTATTTCATTATCAGGTGGTATTACTTTGTTACTTGGCACAGCAAGGGTTGCCTcaaattacaaatttaatgaGACTCCTTCACACGAGGAGTATTTATCAAAGGATATCTCTGATATAAGTCGGATTATACACCTCGAAGAGATTGATAGTATTCCGTGGGAAACGGAACAACCTGGAAACAGCTCCAGTATTTGCACAAAAACATTGCAAAGTGACTATGAGAATGCAGTATATGGTTTATCAGAACATTTTGGTTGTGATGTGAATTCAATTTCGTCCGCTTTATTCGACTATAGTAAGCATCCTCTCTCCGGACCCCCTCTAGACCACAATTTGCAAAATAAGCAACACATTGGGACTACACCAGGTTGTACAAGAGCAAAGCTAGCTGCACGTTGCAGTTCGTTTCTAAAATTGGCAAATTGTATCTACTCTAACTATATAGAGTATGCTAGGAAGGCTAAAACGCAGCTTGCATTATCAAATGACGCCATAAAAGTCTTTGAAATTTATCCAAACAACAACTTGATCAACAAATACAACAGTGTTGCGGGAGGTGGTATTGGATTTTTGTTTAGGGAATTTTTAGGAAGCGTTTGTGCTTTTGTCCATAACGCATGTGACTTACTTCATCCTCAGTTTAAGTTTGACGAAGAACACCGTAAGTCACAGGCTTGTATAGTATTTGATATAATAACGCCATTGAAGGGATATAACAGCTTATTCGATAAAGCCCTTCCAGCAAAGAGGAGACTGGAATTGGTAACTGAAGAGAAAAAGGCATTTTTAAACTACTATAACCACAGGGTCCCAGAACTTGTTCTGTCACAGATTGATATCCCTCTTCTAGAACCATTCAATAAATCTTCTAAACTGAGGGATTATAGAGTTGGCCTATGTAATACTCGATGTCAAACTATATCACAATTGCACAGTGAACGCGAAAATAACAAGGAATACAGCGCCGCTGGTCGTTATCGCATATACGCAATTTGCGTCCAGCTCGCCATATATTGCAATATATGCAAACTTTGCGAGTCAATTGGTGTTAAGCTTAATTAA
- a CDS encoding conserved hypothetical protein (encoded by transcript BEWA_011910A), which translates to MDTNIEHTILSEFVTNSDLDRLFDWLHEDSKRNVILNNFISERVGHQDVSRFICEHAQFLYTGKIKEPYKLFDNEDLNNVATALGGSSVYSGGKRSNNDYRRLPSFERASGFMSILEQACRKVDKSLAYSSISQLFGHVKDDAAHLLRILTDVITKSEKRSPLVTSSLVSILEHVEGWNIDNAELCAFLESMSKIREEDDSHDVVPASLHAFITKIVANRKSDNDTSSLANIVCSLKQSPFNWIASMCLVHTTSIAGPLDTIPLSEAICAFTLLSCNNSTFPKVYTLETVAFMCLKVAHVLVENSDTDDVYSMGISMCDIAISNLRGYNLNSGQEIENSALIPWQPVEFLTILLDKSHERTEDVSRLLKGILFTLDCGTRDQILRGVLKSCSTDVGLALSIGECKEQSVQWLGCTHFHTEFVKSAIGILKDRLANVENIQEFSCSLSRLLNWLKFLCLCKYRNHYLAFIKRSLIEDVRSKFVSSLEGVVDNQQKLIEMLFEELLQLLER; encoded by the coding sequence ATGGATACCAACATAGAACATACTATCCTTTCAGAATTTGTAACAAATAGCGATCTGGATCGCCTATTTGACTGGTTACATGAAGATTCAAAAAGAAACGTGATACTGAATAATTTTATTAGTGAGAGGGTAGGACATCAAGACGTTTCTAGGTTCATTTGCGAACATGCACAATTTTTGTATACTGGGAAAATCAAAGAGCCATACAAGCTCTTTGACAATGAAGACCTTAATAATGTCGCTACTGCATTAGGGGGTTCTTCGGTTTACTCTGGCGGAAAACGTAGCAACAATGACTATAGGAGGCTACCTTCATTTGAGCGAGCAAGTGGCTTCATGTCAATCTTGGAGCAGGCTTGTAGAAAGGTTGACAAATCTCTAGCATATAGCTCAATTTCTCAGCTTTTTGGGCATGTCAAGGATGATGCAGCACACCTGCTAAGGATCTTGACAGATGTTATAACAAAAAGCGAAAAGAGATCACCATTAGTTACTAGCTCCCTCGTTTCAATATTGGAACATGTAGAAGGTTGGAATATTGATAATGCTGAATTGTGTGCATTCCTAGAGTCAATGAGTAAGATTagggaagaagatgattcTCATGATGTAGTTCCGGCTTCGCTTCATGCCTTCATTACAAAGATCGTAGCCAATCGCAAGAGTGACAATGATACCTCATCGTTGGCCAATATAGTGTGTAGCCTTAAACAGAGTCCATTTAATTGGATAGCTTCAATGTGTCTTGTACATACAACCAGCATTGCGGGTCCCCTGGATACCATTCCTCTCAGTGAAGCAATATGTGCATTTACACTATTGAGTTGCAACAATAGTACATTTCCAAAGGTATACACGCTTGAAACAGTTGCTTTTATGTGTTTAAAGGTTGCACATGTACTCGTAGAAAACTCTGACACAGATGATGTATATTCTATGGGAATCTCAATGTGTGATATAGCAATTTCAAATCTGAGGGGATATAACCTAAATTCTGGCCAAGAAATTGAGAATTCGGCGCTGATCCCTTGGCAGCCCGTGGAATTCCTCACAATTTTGTTGGACAAGTCCCATGAAAGGACCGAAGATGTATCCAGACTTCTAAAAGGCATTTTATTTACGTTAGATTGTGGTACAAGGGATCAAATTTTAAGAGGTGTCCTGAAATCTTGCTCTACTGATGTTGGACTGGCACTCTCTATTGGAGAATGTAAAGAACAGAGCGTACAGTGGCTAGGGTGCACACACTTTCATACGGAATTTGTAAAGTCGGCAATAGGAATCTTAAAAGATCGTTTAGCAAATGTAGAGAACATACAAGAGTTTTCTTGTTCATTATCTAGGCTTCTCAACTGGCTCAAGTTTCTTTGTCTATGCAAATACAGAAATCATTACTTGGCGTTCATTAAGCGCTCCTTGATTGAAGATGTACGGAGTAAGTTTGTTAGCTCTTTGGAAGGGGTTGTTGATAACCAGCAGAAGTTAATAGAAATGTTATTTGAAGAGTTGTTGCAGCTTTTAGAGAGGTAA